The following is a genomic window from Salinibacterium sp. UTAS2018.
GCGCTGTGTCGGGCATCCGTCGCGTCCTCGATGAGATCTTGCGGATGCTGCTCGTCGCTGACCGACGACGACGCAAGTACGCTCTCCTGCTGACGATTGCTGAGTTCCTCCGCTTGCGTTTGCTCTGCGCCGGCTTCGACGTCAACGCGCGTCGGCGGCAATCCGATCTCGTCTGGCGCAGCACTCGCGAGCCCTGAGCTCACGGAGATGTTGCGGTCAAATGTCAATGCTTGAGGATTCGCTACCTCGTCATACGGGCCGTCCTCGTCAAACGGGAGCACCTCGTCATAGGGGCCGTCTTCGTCGAAGGGCATCACTTCTTCGGGGGCGGCGTCGATCTCGTCGTGCGAGGAACGAGAACCGTTGGCCCCTACCGGCGCAGACTCGACAGAGCGTTCAGACTGATTCTCTGCGTCATCCACACCGGCACCAGCAGCCCCGCCGGCAGTGGCACTGGCACTGGCACTGGGCGCAACACTGATATTTGCAGCATGAGAAAGAACCAGAGGTTCACCCAAACGGAGAGTGCGAGCACCTTCAGCCAACACATCAGGATGTTCGACGAGAGCCTGGCGCAGCGCTGCGGGGAGGTCGGCCGGAGTCTCGTCTACGCCGTCGTGAATGTCCGCATCCGCGGTGACATCGTCGCGTTCATCAGCCTGCGAACTGACAGAAGCATCAGAGTGGTGCTCCGCAACAGTGGCTTCAGTCGCCGCTTCCTCACTTGCGGCAACGATTTCCGCTGATGACGCGGCCGCGATCCCGTGTGCAGATCCCGCTTCGACGACCGACTCATCCGAAGACCGCACCGGTGCAGAATGATTCGAGTCACGCGCACGACGGCGACGAGATCCCGCGGGCGCCTCTGCTTTTTTACTCGCAGAGCGTTCGCCCACCATCGCAAGCTCGGGAGCAGACTCAGGAGTTAATGCGCCCCTGCGGGCACGGCGAGACATCGCAGGTCGGCCGCATTCGGCACAGTAGACGGCGTCGGCGGGCAGTTGCGTCGCGCAGAAAGAGCAATTCACGGGTGGTCCTCTATCGCTTAAACAGACTTGTGACACTATAACCACCGAGCGATCGCAGCGATATTTTGGTCTTGAACCGCGCCCAGCGCGACAGTCCAGTGTTCAGTTGACTCTCCAATTCCTTCACGTCCGTCCAGAACGCGTCGGCTTCGGCAAGTTCGGGCTCCACTCCGGAGAAAATGGCTTGGTCAGCCTGCTCTGCGAGAGTGCGAGCATCGGGAGTCGCCATGACGGCGGCGACCTCTGTGCGCGTTCCCGACGTTGGGGGTGCATAACCATGGTCGATCAATGAGTCCTCGAATTCTCGCCAGCCACCGCTGATTTGTTCCACAGTCGAGTCGGCTTTCTTGCGCAACTGTCGGCGTCTGACTTTCGCGGCGATGATCAAGAGGAACGGCGCAGCGATGATCAACAGCACCGCAAGGGTCCAACCCGCGGCGCGCAAAGCCGCGAGCACGGCTTGAAGCGTGGCATCGATATCAGGTTGCAGTGCTTGCTCACTATCGGGATTTGACTGTCGGTTGACCGTGTCCGACTCAATCTCCGGCGGCTGAACTACCGTTTGTGGTCGAGCGACTTGGGCAGTCTCGTCAGGATCTTCCTCAGGGATTTCCCGTAGCGGCGGATTCGGATCGATCGTAACCCAGCCGTACTCTGCAGTATTTACTTCAATCCATGCGGAGGCGTCGTTGCCACGAATTTGTTCACCCGACGTCACGAAACCCAGAACCACGCGAGCCGGAAAGCCCAATTCGTTCGCCATAATGGATGCCGCTACTGCGTACTGCTCAGCGTCTCCGATCATGCGCGGCGCCGTCACCAGCTCAGCGATTCGATCAGCAGAGTGCCCGGATCGACTCGCCGGCTCATCGATCCCCACGCCATGACTGACGTATCCGTCTGCCGCAAGTCCTGAAAGCATTGCTTCGAGTCGAGCGCCTGGAGAAGTCGAGCCACCAACGTAGGAATCAAGCTTTTCGGTGAGTTCCTCGGGGGCGTTCTGAATGGCCGGAACCTGCGCAAGGCCCGGAGTGAGGGATTCGATTTCGTCTGCACTCGGCTGTACCGGGGCTACACCTTCGAAAGCGTAGGAATCGCCGCTGGCGAGACCGTCGATAATGGCGGCGGTTCCAGAAACGTTGTTGTAGTAAAAGGAATCGCGAAGATCTGCGGCCCTAGCTCCGGAGAATTCAACCTCTTCAAAGAGCCCAACGGTGGGCAGCCACACGCCGGAATATCCAGCCACGGTCAGGTTCAGGTCGACGCGAGTACCCTCGACGTCCGATTGATCGAAGCGTGCGGGAACGCGGGAGAACGCCCCTGATTCGCTCGACGCGCGATCACTGCCGACGGCGTACACAACCCCGTTATAGCTATCGAGCGTAGCGAGGCGCACTCTCGTGCCCAACGGAACCCCGGACACTTCGAAAAGCACTGAATTCGCCGTGCTTGGTTGCCAATACCGCCGGAATCCAGCCAATGGGCTCACATAGTTTTGTGGGTCGAACGGCTCAACTATCGTCGTGCGCAGCACCGAGCGATTATTCGTGGGAGGTACTGCATTAGCGGCAACGAGAGCCGCGCCTGAAGCAATCGCCATGATCAGCAGGGCGCTGAGCGCCGTACGCACGCCAGCGAATCCGAACTCGCGCTTGCGACGCTCGCTACCAGCATCACCCCTCGCCGCTTCTAATGCGTTGACCGTGTCCCGCCGGCGACGCCACCGGAACCACGCAAGGGATAGAGCGATAACCGCGAGCAGTGCAAGGGAAAGGGCGATCGGCTGATCAGGGTACGTCGGTCCGAACGCGAGCGCCATGACAAAAATTACGATGGCCGGAACCACGGAAAGCTCCGGGATCTTTGAGCGGAAAGCGAGGCTCAGCGCGATAACGCTTCCGAAGTACACCAGTACAAGAGCCGGCACCAAGAGCGACTGATAGTCCCCCACCGGCAACGAGATTGTCAGTAGCTGTTTCCAACCAAGCGCGACGCCCAGCACCAGATCGCTCAGTCCGTCGAGCGAGGGGATAACGCCCCACTGGGTTTTTGCTGGCACCGCTACCGGAACTCCGACAGCGAGGAACACGAGCATCGAAACGATCGCAGTGACCCCGAACGACCAGGAACGCCAGAGTGCGAGAGAGGCGACGAGCGAACCGGCGATGATCGAAACGGCAATCAGTACGGTGAGCGCCGGAGTGCGATAGATGGGCCAGAGCGCAGCGGATGCGATGGCGATCGAAAGCCAGAGCAAAACAGCAGAAACGACAATGAACGAGCGAGAACTAATTTTTGTCATGCTCCCGCCGATCGCGAGAGTGCTCGTTTCAATTCTTCGAGGTAACCGATCGTCAGCACGCTCAGTCCAGCCACGCGACGCAGCCCGGGAATGGCCTCGGGGTCGCAGACAATAGCAACGACTTCGATGTTCGCAGCGAACTTTGTCGAAGCGGCACGCAGCTGCTGAGGGGTAACCGTCGATCCGCAAATGAGGAAAGCAACGGAGACACCGTTCGTCTGCTCCGACGTTACTCGCGCGAGGTCGATGAGTCGAAGAGCGGTCTCAGCGCTCTGTACCCGAGTCAGATCATCTAGCAGACGCGTACCGGTCAAGGTCGAGAGTGCGCGAACCGCGAAAATCTTGCGTTTAGCGAACTGCGGCGTTTGCGCACTGGCCACGACGGTCACGCTTCGTGCATCGCGAATTGCCTGCGCACCCAGGGATCCGGCGACACTAACCGCCATCTCGAATTCGTATTCGTTGTCGTAGTCTGCGCTTGCCAGGCTCAGCGCGATTACGAGGTGACTTCGGCGAGTCTCTTCGAACTGTCGAACCATGTAGCGACCGGTGCGAGCAGTGGACTTCCAGTGGATGTTTCGCCGCTCGTCACCCCGTACATACTCACGCAAAGCATGAAACGAGATGTCGTTGTTGGCAAGGTCACGCGTGGGGTTGCCCTCAAGGTCACGAATCAAACCAGTGCTGACGCTAGGAATACTAATGGTGCGTGGGTGCACAAAGATTTCCGCCGAGTCCGTCCAGACGAGTTCTCGACGCACGAGCCCTACGGGATCGGCGCGAACGGTCCGTACCGGACCTACGGTGATCACACCGCGTCGCTGAGTGGGGATGGCGAACTCGTGCGCTGCCGTTCCGCCCGGGCGCAGACTGGGAAGGACTGCCTCCGCCACAGTCGTCGCGACGGGAATTTCAGCGACGACGCCGAAACTGCGATGCTTCCCTTCGTTCTCTCCGTGAACTTCACCCGTCGCGGACTCCCCCACCACGACGCGCTGATGCTCGACTCGAAGAGTGATGGACAGGTGACTGCGACCCAGGAGGTACACCGCAGCCATGAGAGCGATCACAATGAGGGCAAACCCCACCACAACGAGTTCCTCCCAGGCGATCGAGTAACCAACGATCAGAGTGAGCGGGATGAGAACAAGAACGACCCAACCAACAGGAGTGATGACAGACGTCACTCGCTGTGCAAACCGAGCAAAAGCTCGCCGCGCGACAACCGCAAATCGAACGAGCGCGACGATCAGGTCGGCAAGAAAACCCGTGCGGTACCCAACAATGCGTGTTCTGGCATTGTCGAGACCGCGGATCGCCGTCGGGAATTCGCTATCCGAGCGCGTTCGATCGCCGCTCGGACCAGACTGCTCCGCCGCGGTGTGATTTGGTTGCCCTTTCGCTGAGCGGTTCAGAAGTGAACTCACACGGCTTGCCGTTCTGTGGGCGGTGGATTTTCGATCAGGATTTGAGCAATCACGCTCGAAGCCGTGACGCCTTCGAACTCTGCTTCCGCGTCGATTACTAGACGATGGGCGAGAACGGACTCGGCGAGAGCCTTGACGTCGTCCGGTACTACGTAGTGACGACCGTGAGACGCCGCAAGGGTCTTTGCCGCGCGCATAAGCGCGAGAGCACCGCGAACGCTGACGCCGAGCCGCACTTCTGTCGTGTTACGAGTCGCCTCCACCAATCGGCTGACGTAGTCGTTGATGGTCGGGTCAACGTGAACCGTGCGAGCGAGCTGCGCCATCTCCACTACGAGTTCTGCGCTGACGACGGGCTCGATAGTTGTCGAATGAGCGGCAACGCCCGCGCCGTCGAGGATGCGCAGCGTCGAGGCACGGTCGGGATAGCCGATGGACGCTTTCATCAGGAACCGGTCAAGTTGGGCTTCCGGAAGACGGTACGTTCCCGCCTGCTCGATGGGGTTCTGCGTTGCGATGACCATGAAGGGCGAGCCGACAGGGTGCGTGACGCCGTCGACAGTGACTTGCCCCTCCTCCATGACTTCGAGCAGGGCTGCCTGAGTTTTCGGGCTTGCGCGGTTAATCTCGTCAGCTAAAACGATGTTCGAGAAAACCGGCCCGGGATGAAACTCGAACTCGTTCTCGCGCTGATCGAAAATACTGACACCGGTGATGTCGCCGGGAAGCAGGTCTGGTGTGAATTGGATGCGGTTGGTTGTTCCCGAGACGCTCTGAGCGATTGCTCGCGCAAACGAAGTCTTTCCCGTACCCGGGTAGTCCTCCAGCAAAAGGTGGCCTTCGC
Proteins encoded in this region:
- a CDS encoding MoxR family ATPase, producing MTMTPDEAAWFAESFNRLVTNVEQVLLGKTFVVRLGFTALLSEGHLLLEDYPGTGKTSFARAIAQSVSGTTNRIQFTPDLLPGDITGVSIFDQRENEFEFHPGPVFSNIVLADEINRASPKTQAALLEVMEEGQVTVDGVTHPVGSPFMVIATQNPIEQAGTYRLPEAQLDRFLMKASIGYPDRASTLRILDGAGVAAHSTTIEPVVSAELVVEMAQLARTVHVDPTINDYVSRLVEATRNTTEVRLGVSVRGALALMRAAKTLAASHGRHYVVPDDVKALAESVLAHRLVIDAEAEFEGVTASSVIAQILIENPPPTERQAV
- a CDS encoding transglutaminase domain-containing protein yields the protein MTKISSRSFIVVSAVLLWLSIAIASAALWPIYRTPALTVLIAVSIIAGSLVASLALWRSWSFGVTAIVSMLVFLAVGVPVAVPAKTQWGVIPSLDGLSDLVLGVALGWKQLLTISLPVGDYQSLLVPALVLVYFGSVIALSLAFRSKIPELSVVPAIVIFVMALAFGPTYPDQPIALSLALLAVIALSLAWFRWRRRRDTVNALEAARGDAGSERRKREFGFAGVRTALSALLIMAIASGAALVAANAVPPTNNRSVLRTTIVEPFDPQNYVSPLAGFRRYWQPSTANSVLFEVSGVPLGTRVRLATLDSYNGVVYAVGSDRASSESGAFSRVPARFDQSDVEGTRVDLNLTVAGYSGVWLPTVGLFEEVEFSGARAADLRDSFYYNNVSGTAAIIDGLASGDSYAFEGVAPVQPSADEIESLTPGLAQVPAIQNAPEELTEKLDSYVGGSTSPGARLEAMLSGLAADGYVSHGVGIDEPASRSGHSADRIAELVTAPRMIGDAEQYAVAASIMANELGFPARVVLGFVTSGEQIRGNDASAWIEVNTAEYGWVTIDPNPPLREIPEEDPDETAQVARPQTVVQPPEIESDTVNRQSNPDSEQALQPDIDATLQAVLAALRAAGWTLAVLLIIAAPFLLIIAAKVRRRQLRKKADSTVEQISGGWREFEDSLIDHGYAPPTSGTRTEVAAVMATPDARTLAEQADQAIFSGVEPELAEADAFWTDVKELESQLNTGLSRWARFKTKISLRSLGGYSVTSLFKR
- a CDS encoding DUF58 domain-containing protein; the protein is MSSLLNRSAKGQPNHTAAEQSGPSGDRTRSDSEFPTAIRGLDNARTRIVGYRTGFLADLIVALVRFAVVARRAFARFAQRVTSVITPVGWVVLVLIPLTLIVGYSIAWEELVVVGFALIVIALMAAVYLLGRSHLSITLRVEHQRVVVGESATGEVHGENEGKHRSFGVVAEIPVATTVAEAVLPSLRPGGTAAHEFAIPTQRRGVITVGPVRTVRADPVGLVRRELVWTDSAEIFVHPRTISIPSVSTGLIRDLEGNPTRDLANNDISFHALREYVRGDERRNIHWKSTARTGRYMVRQFEETRRSHLVIALSLASADYDNEYEFEMAVSVAGSLGAQAIRDARSVTVVASAQTPQFAKRKIFAVRALSTLTGTRLLDDLTRVQSAETALRLIDLARVTSEQTNGVSVAFLICGSTVTPQQLRAASTKFAANIEVVAIVCDPEAIPGLRRVAGLSVLTIGYLEELKRALSRSAGA